The Megasphaera elsdenii DSM 20460 genome includes the window TACTTTTTCCATAGCAATCATCCTTATTCATAAAGAGAAATATTCATCTTTATATTATAACAAAAAAACAGGCTCCCTGTCAGCAAAAAAAGGGGCCATCGCAGACGCGACACCCCTTTTTAGCCACTAGCGGCTGCCTAATCTTTCGTCCCTCTGCAGATACCGCGGTCGGCATTGCGGAGGAAGCGTAGAAAATGTTCTACTTCTTCATAGCTGTCCAGTTCCTGTTCCATTTCGGCAATAGCCTGGCGCAGGTTGAGGCCGGAACGGTACAAGATGCGGAAGGCCTTCTTCAGTTCCCGGCGTACTTCTTCCGGGATACCTGCCCGCGAAAGGCCGACGCTGTTCAAGCCGATGCAGCGGGCGGGCTGGCCGTCGGCGATGACGAAAGGCGGAATATCCTGGACGACTTTCGCCAGGCCGCCGATCATGCTGTTGCGGCCGATTTTGACGAACTGATGGACGCCGGCAATGCCGCCGATGACGACGCGGTCTTCGACGGTGACATGGCCGGCCAGGCCGGCGCAGTTGCTCATGATAACGTGGTTACCGACGACGCAGTTATGAGCTACATGCGTGCAGGCCTGGAAGAGGCAGTCGTTGCCGATGCGCGTTTCTTCCCCTTCGCCAGTCGCCGTGCTGACCGTGACGAATTCCCGGAACACCGAACGGTCGCCGATGATCAGGTAACTCTTTTCGCCGTGATATTTCAGATCCTGCGGTTCCGAACCAATGGAACAGCTGGGGAAAAACCGGCAGTTCTTGCCGATTGTCGTCCAGCCGTCGATAGTAACGTGGGCCATGATTTCTGTTCCGTCACCAATGGTAACGTGGGGCCCGATAACGGCATACGGCCCGATTTTGACACCGGCACCGATTTTTGCCTGCGGGTCTATAATAGCCGTCGGATGTATCATGCTCTGAGGCATGTTATTCGTTTCCTCGGTCATTAAAGTCACTCCTCGCTTCCCTGCCTCACTGGCAGGCGCTTATTTTCAACACAAACTATATAGGTTATACTCACAGAAATAGCGTCCGGTTTTGCCGGGCAAAATCAGGCTTTTTCCCGCTAATTTCCACTTCATGCTCACAAATGCGCCCATTTAAGGCTTTATTTAACACAAAGCAAAATTTTTAAACTTTTTTAAAATTATTTCTTCGGGTTCTGGCCCGGCATGAGGGCAAAGAGATATTCCCCTTCGGCACAGAGCGTATCGCCGACGTGGCACTGGGCCTTGACCTTGCCCATACGGCCTTTGATTTTTTCGATGTCGGCCCGCATGACCAGCTGGTCGCCGGGGATGACGGGATGGCGGAAGCGGAGTTTGTCGATGCCCGTGAAGAACGGGATGAGGCCGCGGTTTTCTTCCGGATAGAGCAGGGCTACGCCGCCGACCTGAGCCATGGCTTCGGCGATGAGGACGCCGGGCATGACCGGTTTACCCGGGAAATGGCCCTGGAAAAATTGTTCATCAAAGGTCGCATTCTTGATGCCGATGGCATACTTCATCGGTTCCAATTCGATGATGCGATCGACGAGCAGCATGGGATAGCGATGCGGCAAAATTTCCATAATATCAGTTACTTCCAAAGTCATGAGAATTCCTCCTTAGATCACTGCAGTTCTTGAAAAATTTTATGGGTCAGCAGGTTGTTCAGTTTGTGGCTTGATTTGACGGCAATGATGTGTCCCCGCACGGGCCGTCCGAGCATGGCCAGGTCTCCGATGATATCGAGGACCTTATGGCGGACCAGTTCATCGTCGCTGCGGGGCACGGATAAGCACGACGTCTTATCATAGACGACGACATTTTCGATGGTGCCGCCCTTGCCCAGGCCTAATTTCTTGAGCATTTCCAATTCTTCCGTAAAGGCGATGGTACGGGCAAAGGCGATGTCCCGGACATAGGATTCCTGGGTGATGGTCGTATCCAAGAACTGTACGCCCAGCAGGGGATGCGGGTTAATCGATGTAAAGGTGATGCGGAAACCGTCATAGGGCACGATGGCAATGAATTTATCGTCTTCCTGGACGAGATGCTGTCTTTGGACGACCAGCGGTCGGCGCGGTGCCTCGAGGTCACGGATCCCGGCTTCTTTGATGAGCTTGACAAAGGTCAGGCTGCTGCCATCGGCGACAGGCGGTTCGACAGAATCCATTTCGACGAAGCAGTTGTCCACTTCCATACCGCTCAAAGCGGACAGCAGGTGTTCTACCGTGAAGACCTTGGCCTCCCCTTTTTCCAGCGTCGTCGCCCGCATTGTATTGGTTACATTCGTGAGATGGGCTTGTACAGACGGTCTTCCGGGCAAGTCCGTCCGGATAAAGACGATGCCTGTATCAGCCGGAGCCGGGCGCAATACCATATGGACTTCATTCGCAGCATGCAGGCCGATACCGTTATACGAAACATCATGAGCCAGCGTCGTTTGTGCGACAATTGACATAGGCAGGCCCCTCCTTTCCTGTTACGAGTAAATAGTTGATTTTTTTCATACTTTTTTATTATACCTTATTTATAGCATGTATGACAAGGGAATTGTTCGTGGTTTCGGCCTACGGCCTAGTGGCTCGTAGTTCGTAGCTCGTAGTTCGTGGCAAATCATGAAAATAGGCTGTCGCATGAAGACAGCCTATTTTTGAGTATTAAGTTTGCAGTTTGTAGTTTTTAATGAATGGTTTTAAATGTAAAGCCATCTTCTTCAAACTTTCAACTTCAAACTTGAAAAGGAGCTGCCCCACAGGGACAGCTCCTTTTCATTCAATCGCTTTTACTTCAATAGTTCATAGACAGAGGCGACGACGTCGTTCCAGGTTTCGATCTGGGACTGTTCCCCTGTGATGGCAGCCTTGCCAGACTGACACTGGCGGGCTACGGACTGGGGCGACGTGCCGTTATATGTGTTACGCTGCTTGACGCAGGTTTCGATATCCAGGTAGTGGTGGATATCTTCTGCGAAGAGCGGGCTCATAGCCTGCAGCTCCTGCAGCGATAACTGCTGTAAGACTTTGCCCTGTTCGATGCAGTAGTGGACG containing:
- the fabZ gene encoding 3-hydroxyacyl-ACP dehydratase FabZ codes for the protein MTLEVTDIMEILPHRYPMLLVDRIIELEPMKYAIGIKNATFDEQFFQGHFPGKPVMPGVLIAEAMAQVGGVALLYPEENRGLIPFFTGIDKLRFRHPVIPGDQLVMRADIEKIKGRMGKVKAQCHVGDTLCAEGEYLFALMPGQNPKK
- the lpxC gene encoding UDP-3-O-acyl-N-acetylglucosamine deacetylase, yielding MSIVAQTTLAHDVSYNGIGLHAANEVHMVLRPAPADTGIVFIRTDLPGRPSVQAHLTNVTNTMRATTLEKGEAKVFTVEHLLSALSGMEVDNCFVEMDSVEPPVADGSSLTFVKLIKEAGIRDLEAPRRPLVVQRQHLVQEDDKFIAIVPYDGFRITFTSINPHPLLGVQFLDTTITQESYVRDIAFARTIAFTEELEMLKKLGLGKGGTIENVVVYDKTSCLSVPRSDDELVRHKVLDIIGDLAMLGRPVRGHIIAVKSSHKLNNLLTHKIFQELQ
- the lpxA gene encoding acyl-ACP--UDP-N-acetylglucosamine O-acyltransferase, translating into MTEETNNMPQSMIHPTAIIDPQAKIGAGVKIGPYAVIGPHVTIGDGTEIMAHVTIDGWTTIGKNCRFFPSCSIGSEPQDLKYHGEKSYLIIGDRSVFREFVTVSTATGEGEETRIGNDCLFQACTHVAHNCVVGNHVIMSNCAGLAGHVTVEDRVVIGGIAGVHQFVKIGRNSMIGGLAKVVQDIPPFVIADGQPARCIGLNSVGLSRAGIPEEVRRELKKAFRILYRSGLNLRQAIAEMEQELDSYEEVEHFLRFLRNADRGICRGTKD